In the genome of Bremerella sp. P1, the window ACTTGCCTTGGTGCTGGCTCTTCATGTCGCCGCGGCGGGGACTGACCGTATCACCCTCGATCGGTTGCTGCTCGAATGCTTCGCCCTGGACGGTCCAGTCCTGGAGCGTGCCGGTCTCGAAGTCGAGGTTTAACTGCCGACCATCATTTCCCTTCGGAAGATGACCTTCCGGAGGGGCGGCAGATAGGTTGGTGGCGAGGCAACTCAAAAAGCAGATAGCGCAGGCGGAGATCACGATCGTTCGCATGGTCGGGATCCTTTGTCGGGCAAAAGGCAAGACGCGAGGAGGGTACTAGGAGGGCATGGCAAGGGCTTCGTGCCCCGTAAGGTGAACCATGACAACCACGACTGGCTGCCAAGGGCAGTCTAGTCTACCAGCCAACCGAAGGTGGTTTCCTTGTAGATAATGTCCAATGATCTGAGAAATTTGCCACAGGCGTTTAGGCAAGAATCGGGCGGATAAGATTCCCGTGCACATCGGTCAAACGGAATTCGCGACCCTGGTAGCGGTAGGTGAGCCGCTCGTGATCGATGCCCAAGAGGTGCAGAATGGTCGCATTGAGGTCGTGAACATGGACGCCGTTCTCAACGATGTCCATGCCGAAGTCATCGGTGCGACCGTGGCTAACGCCACCTTTCACGCCGCCTCCGGCCAGCCACATGGTGAACGCGTCTTTATGGTGGTCGCGGCCTGCGACGGAAGTCCCTTTGGTACTGCCTCCTTGGCGAAGCGGTGTTCGGCCAAACTCGGAACCCCACACGATGAGCGTATCGTCCAGCAGTCCTCGTCGCTTGAGGTCCGTGATCAGCGCGGCAATCGGCCGATCGGTTTGTTTGCACTTGGCTGGCAGACGCTTGTCGAGACCGCTGTGATGGTCCCAGTCGGCATCGTAAAGTTCGATCAATCGCACGCCGCGTTCAACTAATCGCCGAGCAAGCAAACAGTTGTTGGCAAACGATGCTTTGCCTGGCTCAGCACCGTACAGAGCGAGCGTCTCCTTGGTTTCCCCTTCCAGGTTCATCAGGTCCGGCACCGAGGCCTGCATGCGGAAGGCCATCTCATACTGTTCGATCCGCGTTTCAATCTCAGGATCGCCGGTCGCAGCGAACTGCTGCCGGTTGAGGTCCGATACCGCGTCCAACACGTGGCGGCGGTCCTTAGCGGTGTGATCCTTCGGGCTCGATAGGAAGAGGACCGGGTCTCCTTCCGAACGGAACTGGATGCCCTGGTGAATACTGGGCAGGAAACCACTCGACCACAGACTTGTACCGGCACCACCCTTGGGGCCGCTTAGCAGGACGATGTAGCCTGGCAGGTTTTCGTTCTCGGAACCAAGGCCATAGGAAACCCACGACCCAAAACTAGGTCGACCACCCCGTCCGAATCCGGAATGGAGGAACATCTGCGCCGGGGCATGGTTGATCTCTTCTGTGTGAATCGAATGGATCATCGCGATCTCATCCGAGACACCGGCCAGGTTGGGCAGCAGCTCCGAAAAGCTGTGTCCGCTCGATCCATGCTGGGTGTATTTAAATGGGGAACCGGCGAGCGTGGAGGTCTTGCCAATGAAAGCGAAGTCGCGATCCTTGGTGACTTCCGCAGGGCAGGGCTGATTATGACGTTTGACCAGCTCCGGCTTCGGTTCGAACAGATCCAACTGCGAAGGGGCACCAATCATGTGCAGGTAGATCACATGCTTGGCTCGCGGCATCATGTGCGGAGCAAAGGTCCCGGCGCTACTTTCCTGTTGCAGTAGCGAAGCAAGCGCGATGCTGCCAAATCCGATGCCTGAGTTTTGCAGAAACCCACGGCGCGTCATGGCGGATTGGTTGTTTTCAATGCTCATCGCGTCACGCTAGTCCTTGGTGATGGTTTCGTGCAGGTTCAACAAGGCGGTCGAAACGTTGAACCACGCTTTGTCGGCATCGTCAGGGTAAAGCTCAAACAGGTTGCGCAGGGTTTCCAATTCCGTATCGCTAGGTTTACGAGCGGTGCATAGCTGGAAGGCGTACGTCAACTGCTGGTCAAGCGGCTTGTCTTTCGCTTCGGTTTGGACTCGTTTGGCCAGCGCGGTAGCCGCTTCGACGTACACGGGATCATTCAACAGCGTAAGGGCCTGCAGAGGCGTGTTCGTCCGGGATCGCTGAACGGTACATGCGAGACGAGCCGTCGCATCAAAATTCAGGAAGCTGGGATAAGGGGACCCTCGTTTCAGGACCACGTAGATCCCGCGACGATGTTGCTCGTTACCGGGGCTGACCTGGTAGTTGTACTTCTGACCACCCACCTTGGTCCAAATACCATTGGGCTGGTAAGGACGAATCGGAGGTCCAAACTGCTTGAGGCTTAACAGGCCTGAGATCGCCAGGGCGTTGTCCCGGATCATTTCAGCATCCATCCGCAGGCGAGGACCACGGGCAAGCAGCTTGTTCTGGTCATCGACCTCCAGCAGCTTCTCGGTCATCTTGGAGGACTGCTGATAAGTGGCGGAAAGGACAATTTCGCGAAGCAGTTGCTTCCGCGACCAACCGTTCTCCATCAGCTCGACCGCCAGCCAGTCCAACAACTGGGGATGGGTGGGCAGTTCGCCTTTGATGCCAAAGTCTTCTTCGGTTGCGACGATGCCCTGGCCGAAGAGTTCGGCCCACCAGCGATTGACGACCACCCGGGCAACCAGTGGATTCTCCTGCGACGCTAACCAACGCCCTAGGGTCAGTCGATTGGCAGGACCTTCCGGCATCGGGTGCAATGATTCCGGCGTGCCGGGCTGAACCAACTCGCCAGGGCTCTGGTAGTTT includes:
- a CDS encoding DUF1501 domain-containing protein, translated to MSIENNQSAMTRRGFLQNSGIGFGSIALASLLQQESSAGTFAPHMMPRAKHVIYLHMIGAPSQLDLFEPKPELVKRHNQPCPAEVTKDRDFAFIGKTSTLAGSPFKYTQHGSSGHSFSELLPNLAGVSDEIAMIHSIHTEEINHAPAQMFLHSGFGRGGRPSFGSWVSYGLGSENENLPGYIVLLSGPKGGAGTSLWSSGFLPSIHQGIQFRSEGDPVLFLSSPKDHTAKDRRHVLDAVSDLNRQQFAATGDPEIETRIEQYEMAFRMQASVPDLMNLEGETKETLALYGAEPGKASFANNCLLARRLVERGVRLIELYDADWDHHSGLDKRLPAKCKQTDRPIAALITDLKRRGLLDDTLIVWGSEFGRTPLRQGGSTKGTSVAGRDHHKDAFTMWLAGGGVKGGVSHGRTDDFGMDIVENGVHVHDLNATILHLLGIDHERLTYRYQGREFRLTDVHGNLIRPILA